In Nocardioides sp. WS12, the DNA window CGCACCGACCCGCGCAGGAACGACAACACCTCGGCCGAAGAGGTGCTGTCGAGGTTGCCGGTCGGCTCATCGGCGAACACGATGGCGGGAGCGGTGAGCAGGGCGCGGGCGATCGCGACCCGCTGCTGCTGGCCACCGGAGAGTTCCGCGGGTCGGTGGGTGAGGCGGTCGGTCAGTCCGAGGGTCGTGACGATGTGGTCGAAGCGCTCGCGGAGGTCCGGGTGGGGACGTCCCGCCAGTTCGGTGGGCAGCCAGATGTTCTGTTCGGCACTCAGCATCGGCAGCAGGTTGAACGCCTGGAACACGAAGCCCACGTGGTCGCGGCGGAACCGGGTGAGGGCATCGTCGTCCAGGGACTCCAGGGGTTGCCCGGCGACAACGACCGTGCCGTCCGTGGGTTGGTCGAGCCCGGCCAGGCAGTGCATCAGCGTCGACTTGCCGGACCCCGACGGGCCCATGATCGCGGTGAACCGGCCGGTCGGGAGGTCGAGGTCGACGCCGCGCAGGGCGGACACGAGGGTGTCGCCGCGGCCATAGGTCCGGGTGACGCCGCGAGCGCTGGCAGCGAGGGTCGGGCCGGTGAGAGATGGGGGGCTGGTCTGCAGGGAGGTCATGCCTGCGAGCCTTGTCGTCGGCCGCCCGCGAATCGTCAGGCCGGAGGTTGATCCGGGTGTCCTACTGCGGGTGGACCAGCCCGGTCTCGAAGGCGAGGACAACCAGTCGGACCCGGTCGCGGGAGCCGGTCTTCGACAACAACCGGTTGATGTGGGTCTTGACCGTTGCTTCCGACACCACGAACTGCGCCGCGATCTCGGTGTTCGACAGGCCGCGGCCGACGAGCACGAGCGTCTCGCGCTCGCGATCGGTGAGGGCGTCGAGTCGCTGGTCGGGCGTGGGCATCGCCGGATCCGGGAGGGTGGTGGCGAAGTGCTCGAGCAGCCGACGGGTGGTGCTGGGCGCGACGACGGATTCGCCGTCGTGCACCGTTCGTACGGCGCCGAGCAGGACCTCGGGCGTCGCGTCCTTGAGCAGGAAGGCCGC includes these proteins:
- a CDS encoding ABC transporter ATP-binding protein, with product MTSLQTSPPSLTGPTLAASARGVTRTYGRGDTLVSALRGVDLDLPTGRFTAIMGPSGSGKSTLMHCLAGLDQPTDGTVVVAGQPLESLDDDALTRFRRDHVGFVFQAFNLLPMLSAEQNIWLPTELAGRPHPDLRERFDHIVTTLGLTDRLTHRPAELSGGQQQRVAIARALLTAPAIVFADEPTGNLDSTSSAEVLSFLRGSVRELGQTVVMVTHEIDAAGYADDVVVLADGRVTHHLHDPSRADLVAALAARGA
- a CDS encoding response regulator transcription factor, which translates into the protein MKATSATASEPIRVFLVDDQELVRAGFRMLIDSQPDLTVVGEAGDGGEALERLAVTGCDVVLMDVRMPRLDGVEATRRLMERPGAPQVIVLTTFDLDEYAFAAIRAGAAAFLLKDATPEVLLGAVRTVHDGESVVAPSTTRRLLEHFATTLPDPAMPTPDQRLDALTDRERETLVLVGRGLSNTEIAAQFVVSEATVKTHINRLLSKTGSRDRVRLVVLAFETGLVHPQ